Proteins co-encoded in one Oceanococcus atlanticus genomic window:
- a CDS encoding cyclic nucleotide-binding domain-containing protein translates to MANTPTQLSIDEFRKLSPINGLREESLQQLYKRIATLTEKSGKDLFARGSANADSYYLLSGEIELIDAEGRVARTLVAGSADAMHRIAHQIPRVVSARCKTAVEYIRIDSGLLDVMLTWDQTGSFEVDELSADSEDADGDWMTRLLQMKAFQKVPPSNLQAMFMRMEQIPVKAGDVVVRQDSDGDFFYVIIKGRAMVTRETRTSPKPIRLAELETGSCFGEESLISDDKRNASVTMLEAGTLMRLAKDDFRALLTAPLTLNVKLDEGKALVASGKARWLDVRLPSEYKNQHLDGAINLPLFMLRPKLGSLDKNLVYLVYCDGGRRSQVGAFVLTQKGFEAKVLDGGIPVEAG, encoded by the coding sequence ATGGCAAATACGCCAACCCAATTGAGCATCGACGAATTTCGCAAGCTGAGTCCTATCAATGGCTTGCGCGAGGAAAGTCTGCAGCAACTGTATAAGCGCATTGCCACTTTGACGGAAAAATCTGGCAAAGACCTTTTTGCACGCGGCAGCGCGAACGCCGATTCATATTATCTGCTCAGCGGTGAGATCGAGTTGATTGATGCCGAGGGTCGCGTGGCGCGCACCTTGGTGGCCGGCAGCGCTGATGCCATGCACCGTATTGCCCATCAGATTCCCCGCGTGGTCAGCGCCCGGTGTAAAACGGCTGTGGAATATATCCGCATCGATTCCGGCCTGCTTGATGTGATGCTGACCTGGGATCAGACCGGCTCTTTCGAAGTTGATGAGTTGAGTGCCGACAGCGAGGATGCTGATGGTGACTGGATGACCCGGCTGCTTCAGATGAAGGCCTTTCAGAAGGTGCCGCCGTCGAATCTGCAGGCGATGTTCATGCGTATGGAGCAGATCCCGGTCAAGGCCGGTGATGTGGTGGTGCGTCAGGACAGCGATGGTGATTTTTTCTACGTCATCATCAAAGGTCGGGCAATGGTCACCCGGGAGACCCGGACCTCGCCCAAGCCGATTCGCCTTGCTGAGCTCGAAACGGGTTCATGTTTCGGCGAAGAGTCATTGATTTCAGATGATAAACGCAATGCGTCCGTGACCATGCTGGAAGCCGGTACCTTGATGCGCCTGGCCAAGGATGACTTCCGCGCCCTGCTCACCGCACCGCTGACGTTGAACGTGAAACTGGACGAAGGCAAAGCCCTGGTGGCATCGGGCAAGGCACGCTGGCTGGATGTCCGTTTACCCAGCGAGTACAAGAACCAGCATCTGGACGGCGCGATCAACCTACCCTTGTTCATGCTGCGCCCCAAACTTGGCAGCCTGGACAAGAATCTGGTTTATCTCGTTTATTGCGATGGAGGTCGCCGCAGCCAGGTGGGTGCATTTGTGCTGACCCAGAAAGGCTTCGAAGCCAAAGTGCTGGATGGCGGCATTCCGGTCGAGGCCGGTTAG
- a CDS encoding PilZ domain-containing protein: MSQPGILTLSIKEKNQLYMAYMPFVKNGGLFIPTTKPYKLGDEVFILLTLLDNAERLPVAGKVIWITPKGAQNKRSQGIGVQFSEQDGGETQKKIESALAGGVDSDRPTYTM; the protein is encoded by the coding sequence ATGAGTCAACCGGGGATACTGACGCTTTCCATCAAGGAAAAGAATCAGCTTTACATGGCCTACATGCCGTTCGTGAAGAATGGCGGGCTGTTCATCCCCACGACCAAGCCCTACAAGCTGGGCGACGAGGTGTTCATTCTGCTGACTTTGCTCGACAACGCCGAACGCCTGCCGGTGGCCGGGAAGGTCATCTGGATTACGCCCAAGGGCGCGCAGAACAAACGCAGCCAGGGCATCGGCGTGCAGTTCTCGGAACAGGACGGCGGCGAAACCCAGAAAAAGATTGAAAGCGCACTGGCCGGCGGCGTGGATTCGGACCGCCCGACCTACACCATGTAG
- a CDS encoding DNA polymerase III subunit delta', protein MNAPYDWQMPAWTELRNSLQAKRLPHSLLISGQAGVGKTALARELARTGLCEAPELSACGQCDSCHQFAAGAHPDWIEIEKPQDKREILIDQIRAFCTDIQLTASQPRGRYAHIRDADALNRASANALLKTLEEPPRGVTIMLSVSNLSRLPATIRSRCSRISIAMPSVDQARAFLGAQAEVPAHLLGRVGPCALAADDASLDTLIKAEKNWQQVLERVGRDHDAISAAEAINEAQFDAFLSWWQSRLLDDMKSGRQGMAQRRLWDALIKVRKDGQGSFNRLLALEGLFILYLDLQARQRERA, encoded by the coding sequence ATGAACGCGCCATACGACTGGCAAATGCCGGCCTGGACCGAGCTGCGCAACAGCTTGCAGGCCAAACGTCTGCCGCACTCACTGCTGATCAGCGGGCAAGCTGGTGTAGGCAAGACCGCGCTGGCCCGCGAACTGGCTCGGACCGGCCTGTGTGAGGCACCAGAACTCAGCGCCTGTGGTCAATGTGACAGCTGCCACCAGTTCGCAGCCGGTGCCCACCCAGACTGGATCGAGATCGAAAAGCCGCAGGACAAACGGGAAATTCTGATCGATCAGATCCGCGCGTTCTGCACCGATATTCAGCTGACCGCCAGCCAGCCACGTGGTCGCTATGCGCACATTCGCGATGCCGATGCGCTCAATCGGGCATCCGCCAATGCATTGCTCAAAACCCTGGAAGAGCCACCACGCGGCGTCACCATCATGCTCAGCGTGAGCAATCTGTCGCGCCTGCCCGCCACCATTCGCAGTCGCTGCAGTCGCATCAGCATCGCCATGCCCAGCGTGGATCAGGCCCGCGCCTTTCTCGGTGCGCAGGCCGAGGTGCCGGCCCATTTGCTCGGTCGGGTCGGGCCGTGTGCGCTGGCCGCTGACGACGCCAGCCTGGATACCCTGATCAAAGCCGAAAAAAACTGGCAACAGGTGCTCGAACGCGTGGGGCGCGATCATGACGCGATCAGTGCGGCCGAGGCCATCAACGAGGCTCAGTTCGACGCCTTTCTGAGCTGGTGGCAAAGCCGTTTGCTGGACGACATGAAAAGCGGCCGCCAGGGCATGGCGCAACGTCGCCTGTGGGATGCACTGATCAAGGTGCGTAAAGACGGGCAGGGCAGCTTCAACCGCTTGCTCGCCCTGGAAGGCCTGTTTATTCTCTATCTTGATCTACAAGCACGGCAGCGGGAGAGGGCATGA
- a CDS encoding DUF2726 domain-containing protein, with translation MDLLITFAAFFVLALFLRAAAHAADHDAHPYAMRKYLLSKAERSFHGVLQQAAPPGTQIYSKVRMADVLQVRKGARNRLGFFNKISSKHFDFVLTDASTSAIIAVIELDDASHRSNRAKISDTFKNKATEAADLPLMRVDAARSYGVADLRMRLKALMPAGETEQSRSNGRPHSSVDTESTSVTLDSTTI, from the coding sequence ATGGATCTTCTCATCACGTTCGCAGCCTTTTTCGTACTCGCGCTGTTCCTCCGTGCAGCTGCACATGCAGCTGACCACGACGCGCACCCTTATGCCATGCGCAAGTATCTACTCAGTAAAGCTGAACGCTCGTTTCACGGTGTATTGCAACAAGCTGCGCCCCCGGGAACCCAGATTTACAGCAAAGTCCGAATGGCCGACGTCTTACAGGTGCGCAAAGGCGCGCGTAACAGGCTTGGGTTTTTCAACAAAATCTCATCAAAACACTTTGACTTTGTCCTCACCGACGCAAGCACCAGCGCGATCATCGCCGTCATCGAGCTGGATGATGCTAGCCACCGATCCAATCGAGCAAAAATCAGCGACACATTCAAAAACAAAGCCACAGAGGCAGCGGACTTGCCATTGATGCGGGTAGATGCTGCTCGCAGCTATGGCGTCGCAGATCTGCGCATGAGACTCAAAGCCCTCATGCCGGCCGGCGAAACTGAGCAATCTCGTAGCAACGGAAGGCCACACAGCAGCGTCGACACCGAATCGACCAGCGTTACACTGGACTCGACCACAATCTAA